In Ignavibacteriota bacterium, the following are encoded in one genomic region:
- a CDS encoding TonB-dependent receptor translates to MKTTTTMWTVVAVLVLLMAAPTAIFAQGTTTGAISGRVISATGEVLPGATVTARHTESGSTWGSSSRENGRFVIPNLRVGGPYTVTVALVGYKKTSRENIYTIVSQTTEVDFTLTETPVETEELVIRGTRQEGSDKTGSSTNVDKLTFALLPTITGRFQDFVRLTPESRGSSYGGNSYMGQDSRYNNTTIDGAYFNNSFGLMGQVGERTGVAPISLDAIEQVQVNIAPYDVRQGNFVGAAMNSVTKSGTNSWSGTVAFGTRNNSFVGTQAGINTYNPGTFRYNKITFSLGGPIIKDKLFFFANYEGDKTTAPGTSFTANPGGATVGGNMTRVLASDLNALSTFLKSSFGYDAGSYEGYDFETPGKRYLLKLDYNVDDKNKVTLRYNRLDSETPVLMSNSSSLGFGTRRSSTTGLNFTGSNYSILENSYSVVGEWNSILSNDMYNNLIVGYSYSDESRGDAGTLFPFVDILNSGSVYTSFGSEPFTPNNELRYSSWQVQDNFTWDLGTGHVLTFGFAGEKYHSENVFFPGKQSVYVYNSLQDFYTDAQGYLTNPNRTVSPVTLRSFQVRYNNIPGQEKPVQPLDVYYVGLYAQDEYQVTKDLKLTLGLRFDIPSFGETGYLNANADALSFMDENGASVKYSTAKLPGAKILFSPRAGFNYDVFGDRTTQVRGGTGIFTGRPAYVWISNQIGNTGVLTGFISATNTTAYPFNPNPDAYKPAATGNPASSYELALTDPDFKFPQQWRTNIAVDQKLPFDVTATAEFIYGREINGVYYINANLTAPNTAFTGADTRPRWTTTNRINANVSNATVIKNQNDGWNYMVSLSLTRQLADGFFGKVGFNYGVSKNTVDPGSIAFGSWSANQVPGNPNNAPVSFSQNSPGSRLFTALSYRLDYFDFGATTVSVFFDNYSVGVVSGTTLGSNGSYTYSGDVNGDGNSSNDLIYVPRNTSEMSFAAITGSVPFTPEQQAAAWDAYIAQDEYLNSRRGSYAERGGAFMPWVSRLDLSLIQSVYTDLFNKRQNFEIRLDILNFGNLLSDNWGQMKRFVNLQPLTYVSTSTAGVPTYRMRVVNNRLMDHTFETAANLADVYSFQLGLKYFF, encoded by the coding sequence ATGAAAACAACTACGACCATGTGGACGGTGGTGGCAGTTCTTGTTTTGCTCATGGCCGCCCCGACCGCGATCTTCGCACAGGGAACCACGACAGGCGCCATCAGCGGGCGGGTCATCAGCGCGACGGGCGAGGTTCTGCCCGGAGCAACCGTGACCGCCAGGCACACAGAAAGCGGAAGCACGTGGGGTTCGAGCAGCCGCGAGAACGGCCGGTTCGTGATCCCGAACCTCCGTGTCGGCGGCCCGTATACGGTCACTGTCGCCCTCGTTGGATACAAGAAAACATCTCGCGAGAACATCTACACGATCGTCTCCCAGACGACCGAGGTGGACTTCACGCTGACAGAGACTCCGGTGGAGACCGAAGAGCTGGTCATCCGCGGAACGCGGCAGGAGGGATCCGACAAGACCGGATCAAGCACGAACGTGGATAAGCTGACCTTTGCCCTCCTGCCGACCATCACCGGCCGGTTCCAGGATTTCGTACGTCTGACCCCGGAATCCCGTGGCAGCTCGTACGGTGGCAACTCCTACATGGGCCAGGACAGCCGCTACAATAATACCACGATCGATGGCGCCTACTTCAACAACTCGTTCGGCCTGATGGGCCAGGTCGGTGAGCGCACCGGCGTCGCCCCGATCTCCCTCGACGCGATCGAGCAGGTCCAGGTGAACATCGCTCCGTACGATGTGCGACAGGGCAACTTCGTTGGCGCCGCGATGAACAGCGTCACGAAGAGCGGTACCAACTCATGGTCCGGCACCGTTGCCTTCGGCACCCGGAACAACAGCTTCGTGGGCACGCAGGCCGGCATCAATACGTATAACCCGGGCACGTTCCGCTACAACAAGATCACGTTCAGCCTCGGCGGCCCGATCATCAAAGACAAGCTGTTCTTCTTCGCGAACTATGAAGGCGACAAGACCACGGCACCGGGCACGAGCTTCACCGCCAACCCGGGTGGAGCAACGGTGGGTGGCAACATGACCCGCGTGCTCGCGAGCGACCTGAACGCCCTGTCCACCTTCCTGAAGTCCAGTTTCGGCTACGATGCAGGTTCGTACGAGGGATATGATTTCGAGACCCCCGGCAAGCGGTACCTCCTGAAACTCGACTACAACGTCGACGATAAGAACAAGGTCACGCTGCGCTACAACCGCCTGGATTCCGAGACCCCGGTCCTCATGTCGAACTCGAGCTCCCTCGGCTTCGGCACGCGCCGCAGCAGCACCACGGGCCTCAACTTCACGGGCTCGAACTACAGCATCCTCGAGAACAGCTACTCGGTCGTGGGCGAGTGGAACTCGATCCTGAGCAACGACATGTACAACAACCTCATCGTGGGCTACAGCTACAGCGATGAGAGCCGCGGCGATGCGGGCACCCTCTTCCCGTTCGTCGACATCCTGAACTCTGGTTCGGTCTACACCTCGTTCGGTTCCGAGCCGTTCACCCCGAACAACGAACTCCGCTACTCCAGCTGGCAGGTGCAGGACAACTTCACGTGGGACCTCGGTACGGGCCATGTGCTGACGTTCGGCTTCGCCGGCGAGAAGTACCATTCGGAGAACGTGTTCTTCCCGGGCAAACAGAGCGTGTATGTCTACAATTCGCTGCAGGACTTCTACACGGACGCCCAGGGATATCTGACGAACCCGAACCGGACGGTCTCGCCTGTCACCCTCCGTTCGTTCCAGGTCCGCTACAACAACATCCCGGGCCAGGAGAAACCGGTCCAGCCCCTTGATGTGTACTATGTGGGCCTGTATGCACAGGATGAGTATCAGGTCACGAAGGACCTCAAGCTGACCCTCGGCCTGCGTTTCGACATTCCGAGCTTCGGCGAGACCGGCTACCTGAATGCCAACGCGGATGCGCTGTCGTTCATGGATGAGAACGGTGCCTCGGTCAAGTACAGCACGGCAAAACTGCCGGGTGCCAAGATCCTCTTTTCCCCCCGCGCCGGCTTCAACTACGACGTGTTCGGCGACCGCACCACGCAGGTGCGCGGCGGTACCGGTATCTTCACCGGCCGTCCGGCCTATGTGTGGATCTCGAACCAGATCGGCAACACGGGCGTGCTGACCGGCTTCATCTCGGCCACCAACACCACCGCCTATCCGTTCAATCCGAATCCGGATGCCTACAAGCCTGCGGCCACCGGCAACCCGGCGTCGTCGTATGAACTCGCGTTGACGGATCCGGACTTCAAATTCCCGCAGCAGTGGCGCACCAACATCGCCGTCGACCAGAAGCTGCCGTTCGACGTTACCGCGACAGCAGAATTCATCTATGGCCGCGAGATCAACGGCGTCTATTACATCAACGCCAACCTGACCGCGCCGAATACGGCATTCACAGGTGCCGACACCCGTCCCCGGTGGACCACCACGAACCGCATCAACGCGAACGTGTCGAACGCCACCGTCATTAAGAATCAGAACGACGGCTGGAACTATATGGTGTCCTTATCCCTCACGCGTCAGCTCGCCGACGGCTTCTTCGGCAAGGTCGGCTTCAACTATGGCGTGTCCAAGAATACGGTCGATCCCGGTTCCATCGCCTTCGGCTCGTGGAGCGCCAACCAGGTGCCCGGCAACCCGAACAACGCCCCCGTGTCATTCAGCCAGAACTCGCCGGGCTCCCGTCTGTTCACAGCGCTCTCGTACCGCCTCGACTACTTCGACTTTGGTGCGACGACGGTGTCGGTATTCTTTGACAACTACAGCGTCGGCGTCGTCAGCGGCACCACCCTCGGCAGCAATGGCAGCTACACCTACAGCGGCGATGTGAACGGTGACGGTAACTCAAGCAACGACCTGATCTACGTCCCGCGCAACACGTCGGAAATGAGCTTCGCCGCCATCACCGGCAGCGTACCCTTCACGCCCGAGCAGCAGGCCGCGGCCTGGGATGCGTACATTGCGCAGGATGAGTATCTGAACAGCCGCCGGGGCAGCTATGCCGAACGCGGTGGTGCATTCATGCCGTGGGTGTCCCGCCTGGATCTCAGCCTCATCCAGTCGGTCTATACCGATCTGTTCAACAAGCGCCAGAATTTCGAGATCCGTCTCGACATCCTGAACTTCGGCAATCTTCTGAGCGACAACTGGGGCCAGATGAAACGTTTCGTCAATCTCCAGCCGCTGACCTACGTCAGCACAAGCACCGCTGGTGTGCCGACGTACCGGATGCGCGTTGTGAACAATAGGTTGATGGACCACACGTTTGAAACAGCAGCGAACCTGGCCGATGTGTATAGCTTCCAGCTCGGCCTGAAGTACTTCTTCTAA